DNA from Granulicella arctica:
GAGCGAACCGTAGGTCTCGGCGATTGTCATCGGTGGTGTAAGGTGATCAACGATGACAGCATGTGCGCGCCGTTTAGACTGACTACCTTCGCCTGGATCATTGATGATGAACGGATAGATAAGCGGCACATCGCCGAGCAGTAGATCGGGGTAGCACTCGCCCGAGAGTCCGATCCCTTTACCGGGCAACCACTCCAGCGTTCCATGCTTCCCCATGTGGACGATTGCGTCCGCACCCCAGCCACCCTCGGCTTGTGGCGCTCCAAGCCAGCGGTAGAACGCCGCATAGTGATGCGTCGGAGGCAGATCGGGCGTGTGATAAATAGCGTCGGGATCGATGCCATACCCGCGTGGTGGCTGGAGGGCAATAAGGGCGTTGCCTAAATCCATAGCTGCAAAGAGGTAGTCGTTCTCATCGCCCCACGGCTCTTCCGCATCAATCGAGACGATCTTTCCCCCGATGGTCGGCAGCAATTTTTTATCGGTCTTCTTTGCCGGCATGATGCTCGGACCCCGATCCTGTGGCTCTCCCCAAAAGTCCTGCATTCTCCTGTTAGGCCGCTCTGGGAAGGATGAGAAGAGTGCGCAATAGGCAGACCTTGAGAAACGCTTCGCTTGCTCTGGAATGAGTGGATAGTTTTCGTCATAGGTCCCGTGCTGTAGAAGGTTCTGCATTAGATCATCGGAGGTCTCGGGCAGGGAAGAGATAGTGTAGCGCCGCGTTCTCATCGCACGAAGCGTTGTCAAAAGGCTAGCAGGGGAGTCGAGTCCGACGGCTCCCCCGACTTGCGAAGCCTTTGCCGCGGAGTTAGTCAATACGAAGGCAACGCGTCGGTCTCGATTGGCGGTCCGTCTCAGATTCGCAAGCCGAACTGCAAGTCCGGCAACTCGAACCACCCGTTCCTCGTGAGCGATGTAGAGACTTTCCGCACCGGAAGCACCACGCTCTTTGAAGGAGATCGGCACCGTAATGATCCGGCCATCAAACTCCGGAATAGCGACATTGACGGCAGTGTCGAGAGCATTGAGCCCGCGGCGTGATCCCTCCCATGCTCCTCGCGGCATACCACTGGCAATCGCTTGAAGGATCGGGATGCCCAGTTGTTCTAAGGAGTCTGCTACTTCTCCTGGTTCTGTGGTCGAACCTGTGTTTACTTCACCAAGCGCGAACGACAACGTTGAGATGAGCACGTCGGCTCTTCCCTCGATCAACTTGAAAGCAGCTGGTTTTCCCTCTTCCTTAGACTTCAGGCTGGATGTGAAGATACAAAGCGCATTGACGCCCTTGCTTTCTAATGCCTGAGCGAGTGCGTCGATAAAGCCCGTGTTGCCGCTCATGCGGTGCGCCCTATAGAAGAGAACGGCCACCGTAGGCTTCGCGGAGTCCGCTTGCCGCTCCCAATCTTCGAAGGCGGCAACATCCACATCCGGCAGATAGATTCCATGCTCTGGCATTGTGATTGGCGAAGCGTATCCATAACCGGTGAGCATCAACCGGTCGGAGAGAAAGCGAAATAGTTCAGCAAAGTTATTCATCCCTCCGAGAGCAAGATAGTGTGCCGCGGTCTCTATCACGTCGCCGGGAACATTGATAGCCTGCGAAAACTCCGAAGTGTTTTCACCGCAACCACTTACCAATACAAGCGATTGACCGCGTTCGAGACAAGCTGTTTTCAAGCGATCAAAGCCAGGAATGCAGCTGAGAGGTCCGTGACAGCGCACGACAATCACACTCGCCTTGCCCATCTCTCCAGCGATCAAGGCGTTCATCTGATCTTCATTGCGTAGCATGTTCAGCGAAAAGGCGCCTACACGAAGCTCTTCAGGAAGTAGTTCCGAAGCCTTTATCAAAGTCAGCAGGTCAGTGTCTGCATGCGAGAGAAGCATGATGGTGCCTCGCACCTCCACTTTTTCGAGCCTGATCAAATTATCTGCCGGTGCCGGCAGTCGTACATCCCAGTCATAGTAGTTGAAAACATACTCACTTAATTCCGCAGGTGGTTGTACAAAGCGGTCGGCCTTGAGCATCGAGTCGATGTATTCAAATATCTGACGCACCTGCCATTCGCTGTTGACTGAGTGAAACCAGATGCTCCTACCATCGAAGACCAGGCTGACAACGTTTGCCAGGGCACATGGACCAAGGCATCCTCCCTTCGTCAGATGGACGTCATTGCGAATTTTGCGCTTGAGCCATTCCTCTTTGTAGACATCGACTGGAACCGCAGCGTAGCCGCGCTCGGTAATCCCACAACAGCAGCCGGTGTAACAGTAAGTCAGGTGAGCACGATGCTGAACGATAGTGAAGGCACGTCCATCGGCACGGATGACACGTTGGCGGTGCGACGTCGACATGACTATATCTCCTCCGAAGATCTTCTTTGACGGATTGTCCAGACTAGGTAGGGACCACCGATGAGAGCTAGTACAGCACCGGCCGGAATCTCCGCGGGACGCATGACAATCCTGCCCACGGAATCACAAAGCGCCAGCAGCGCGCCTCCGAAAAAGAACACGCTAGGAAGCAGAATGCGATGATCCGGACTGATTCGAGAGCGTACAAGATGCGGCACGATCAAGCCCACGAAACCAATAGGGCCAGTCAAGGCAATGGCACCAGCAACCAGAATTGATCCTGCAATATAGCCGGTCCTCAGCAGGGTTGGAACGCGTACACCACGCGAAGCGGCCCATTGCTCACCCACCGCAAGCAGATTCCAACTCCGTGCCTGGGTCATGATCAATGCTGCAAGACCAAGCACGACGATACTAAGCACGCTGAGCGATGTGTAACTTGTAGAGTCGACACTTCCGATAAGCCATCGGGCAATAGAAAAGGTTCTCGACATCCCGGCAAACCCGCCGAGGATAATGATGCAAGCCATGCAGACGCTGTTGATCGCGATGCCGGTCAACAGGAGGCTGAAAGCTGAAATCTGACCCCGCTTGGAAAACCCGCCGATCACTAGGGTAAGAACTGCGAAAGCACCTGCCAAAGCTCCAACCCAGGTTGCTGGGATGCCCCACATCATTTGCCATCCGGCAGCTATGGCGGCAACAGCTCCAAGCGACGCACCCGCAGAGATGCCCAGCGTATAAGGCGTTGCGAGCGCGTCACGCAGCATCGCTTGGAACAGCGAACCTGCAAGGGAGAGAGCGCCTCCAGCAACGAGCGCAAGCAGTGTCCGGGTAATCCGTAGTTGGATCAGAATTGCGTAGTCAGGCGCTTGGTGATGGAGTACTCGTGACACACTGATAGGTCCCGGGCCAACCCAGGGCAACAGGATGGCGGCGGCGATGAAAGCGCCGATCGGCAATACGAGGCTTCTGCGTGCAGCAGATGTGACGTGCGCGTATGGCGTCATTGATACCAGATCCATGGGGCTCCGGCAGGGGTATTGCCTATCTTTAGGCGGGAAGAGAAGATAGGCAACCAGTCGTTGTTCTCATGCGCTTTAGACGCCGAGATATCGTGTGCTATGACTCCGTCCGCCAGCACGATGAGACGTGTGCAATGCGTCAGCGCAAGATTGAGATCGTGCGTTGCGGCGATACAAAGCTTGCCGGTTTGAGCTTCTTCCCGCAACACGTTGAAGCAGTGCAGTTGCTGCTCAATATCGAGAAAGGTGGATGGTTCATCGAGCAGAAGAATGGACGCGTTTTGAGCGAGGCACGCTGCCAGAAGAACGCGCTGTCGCTCTCCTCCACTCAACGATCTGAAGTTGCGATGACGGTATTCCCAGCAATGGGTGCGCTCCATCGCTTTTCGAATGAACATGTGATCTTCGTCCGACTCAAACCAGCGGTCAGTGTGGGGATACCGTCCCATTGCAACCAACTGCTCAGCCATATAGGGAAGATCAGCGTGAACCGTTTGCGGTAGGTGACTTACCCGCTGACACATCTGCCGCAGATTCCATGCTCTCTGATCGCGACCGGCGATGACGACCGATCCAGAGGAAGATCTGCGGAAGCCGGCGACAATGTCCAGTAGCGTACTCTTACCCGCACCATTGACGCCGACGAGTCCAAGAAATTCGCCCGGCTGTGCGCTGAAGGTGATGGAGCGAAGCACCGCACGCTTCCCGTAGGAGAGTCCTAAGTTCACAATCTCAAGCAAGCTGCTCAACGTGCACTTCCTCTAAAATTGCCCCCGTGAAGATAATCGAAGAGCCTCTGGGCGGCTTCTGGAGCCCGAGGTCCTGGCACCAGGAGTGCGTTCGATGTGCCAACGAAGACATGTCCTTTGCGCACGGCGGCGAGTTGGGTATTCTGCCCCCAGAGGGCCAGCGTCCGCGAGCTTGACGCCTGTCGGTCTGCCTCGGATTCCTGCTCGCCGCTCAGATCTACAATCACATCCGGATCGCTCTGGAACACTGTTTCAAGTGAGATGCGAGGATATTGAGGGAGCCCTGCCTTTGCCAATACATTCGTGCCACCTGCGATCTCCAATAACTGTTCCAGATAGTTGCCGGGGCCGACCGCAGTAAAGTCGGTGAGCATCCCTGGCCGACGATCGATAACGACGAGGACACGGGGCGATGAAAAACCTTTCGCCTTTGCCTGAATTGCAGCAAGATCGCTCTTGATACGATTGATCAAAATCGGGGCTCGCTCAGCTATAGCAGCTGCCTTCGCGATTAATTCGATGGCGGTAAATACATCACTAAGGGTGCCATGCGGAACTTGAATGAAGGGAATCTGTAGGACCTGTAAACGTCCGGTCAGTTCACTGGAGGTCCGCTGTAGGACGACGAGGTCAGGAGCCAACCGAGCGATCGCTTCGGCATCCGGAGTCAGATAGGTCCCAACCTTGGGAAGCTTCTGGACAGAGAGAGGGAAGTTACAGAATCGCGAAACTCCCACAACCTGATCTCCCAGACCGAGTGCGAAGAGCGTCTCGGTGATGCTGGGAGCTGTGGAGACGATACGATGCGGCCTCTTCTGAGCAGATAGCCGCGATGCCATAGCAGTAAACACTATGCCCAGGGCAAATCTGCGTCGTGTTATTGCGGAGAATGGGGGTTTAGCCGTGGGGCGTGACGATGAATGTCCGGCTTTGTCGAACCTGGAAGCGTGCGAATTATCACTAAAGGAGCCAAGACTCAGGCGCAAAGTTTCTGTTCTCCGCAGAAAGTTGCAGTTTCAACCCTTGGCAGGTCTCCTGGCTTAAAGACGGCACTTGCGTGTCGGCCGCTATCCTTCCCCGGCAAACACACCGAGTGGAGCTGCTAGCGGCTCATCTTTGTTTACAGTGGCGGGACCGCGCCGGTTTTTCTCCGGACTTCCCTTTTAAGCCCCCTATGGGCACCATGGGTTACTACCAACAGTACCACGCAGCACTAAATCTTTATCAGGAATACCGCATACGCTCTGGGGATTCGCGATTCTGCTTTCGCAGTTCTATAACATCTTCTTTTCGTTCAGTTAGCCACCCAAAAAGCAGTCCCAGCAAGGACCACAATACAACCTGTGTCTCCCATGAAGCGATACGGAATTTCCAAAGTAGGGATGCTGGAAAACCTGCGGGAACCTCGTCAACGACCGGCAGGAAATAAGCACTCACACCGACAAGAGCCGTAAATAAAATGCCCGAGAGGAGCGAGGCATTCCAAACGCCTAAAGATTTACTCAACCGGCGCCCCATCTTGATGGTAAGAATCATTGCCGTCAAAGAGATTGCGATCAGCAGAAAGTAGGCACCAGTGCGGACGCCAATCGTCTCCGGATTCCCAACGGATGGAGGATTCGCAGGGTATTTAAGAGAAGGAGCCAGAACGATCG
Protein-coding regions in this window:
- a CDS encoding ABC transporter substrate-binding protein; amino-acid sequence: MASRLSAQKRPHRIVSTAPSITETLFALGLGDQVVGVSRFCNFPLSVQKLPKVGTYLTPDAEAIARLAPDLVVLQRTSSELTGRLQVLQIPFIQVPHGTLSDVFTAIELIAKAAAIAERAPILINRIKSDLAAIQAKAKGFSSPRVLVVIDRRPGMLTDFTAVGPGNYLEQLLEIAGGTNVLAKAGLPQYPRISLETVFQSDPDVIVDLSGEQESEADRQASSSRTLALWGQNTQLAAVRKGHVFVGTSNALLVPGPRAPEAAQRLFDYLHGGNFRGSAR
- a CDS encoding FecCD family ABC transporter permease, coding for MDLVSMTPYAHVTSAARRSLVLPIGAFIAAAILLPWVGPGPISVSRVLHHQAPDYAILIQLRITRTLLALVAGGALSLAGSLFQAMLRDALATPYTLGISAGASLGAVAAIAAGWQMMWGIPATWVGALAGAFAVLTLVIGGFSKRGQISAFSLLLTGIAINSVCMACIIILGGFAGMSRTFSIARWLIGSVDSTSYTSLSVLSIVVLGLAALIMTQARSWNLLAVGEQWAASRGVRVPTLLRTGYIAGSILVAGAIALTGPIGFVGLIVPHLVRSRISPDHRILLPSVFFFGGALLALCDSVGRIVMRPAEIPAGAVLALIGGPYLVWTIRQRRSSEEI
- the cobN gene encoding cobaltochelatase subunit CobN, with product MSTSHRQRVIRADGRAFTIVQHRAHLTYCYTGCCCGITERGYAAVPVDVYKEEWLKRKIRNDVHLTKGGCLGPCALANVVSLVFDGRSIWFHSVNSEWQVRQIFEYIDSMLKADRFVQPPAELSEYVFNYYDWDVRLPAPADNLIRLEKVEVRGTIMLLSHADTDLLTLIKASELLPEELRVGAFSLNMLRNEDQMNALIAGEMGKASVIVVRCHGPLSCIPGFDRLKTACLERGQSLVLVSGCGENTSEFSQAINVPGDVIETAAHYLALGGMNNFAELFRFLSDRLMLTGYGYASPITMPEHGIYLPDVDVAAFEDWERQADSAKPTVAVLFYRAHRMSGNTGFIDALAQALESKGVNALCIFTSSLKSKEEGKPAAFKLIEGRADVLISTLSFALGEVNTGSTTEPGEVADSLEQLGIPILQAIASGMPRGAWEGSRRGLNALDTAVNVAIPEFDGRIITVPISFKERGASGAESLYIAHEERVVRVAGLAVRLANLRRTANRDRRVAFVLTNSAAKASQVGGAVGLDSPASLLTTLRAMRTRRYTISSLPETSDDLMQNLLQHGTYDENYPLIPEQAKRFSRSAYCALFSSFPERPNRRMQDFWGEPQDRGPSIMPAKKTDKKLLPTIGGKIVSIDAEEPWGDENDYLFAAMDLGNALIALQPPRGYGIDPDAIYHTPDLPPTHHYAAFYRWLGAPQAEGGWGADAIVHMGKHGTLEWLPGKGIGLSGECYPDLLLGDVPLIYPFIINDPGEGSQSKRRAHAVIVDHLTPPMTIAETYGSLAELNQLVNEYYAVEKLDPSKLSHLQQQIWELVERTNLKADLDLKTMLTRERGDHSHAWDDSLTPEGIPTTLASMNGNEVAHLIEDLDGYLCELGMAQIRSGLHILGQMPPLPDMLLSLTRLSNAGAPSLQAGLTKVFGFELSLLLDSPGERLAQPQKLLDQSCHTHSDVLEILDRAALDLYTMLETFGFRLDVIAEVQHAVLGMESKELAAVLTFACKELVPMLEQSSDEIDHLLDALEGKYVPVGPAGAPTRGMAHILPTGRNFYAVDPRALPSQAAWRVGQQLAREAIERFRKEENEFPEMMGLSVWGTSLMRTHGDDVAEAFALLGVEPVWNAQSRRLEGVSIVPLEQLGRPRIDVTLRISGFFRDAFPHLIEMFDQAVSLVVELDEPLELNFPRKHYLADLESHKELPTHEAEVQARYRIFGSKPGSYGAGILPLIETGSWKGDDDFARVFLTWGGYAYGKGTDGIEAQQVFANRLRSIQVALHNQDNREHDIFDSDDYFQFHGGMVASIRALTGAQPKAYFGDSSRPESVQVRDLREEALRVYRSRVINPKWIESIKRHGYKGGLELAATVDYIFGFDATAQIAPDFVYEGLAEHYALSPEMRDFLGTANPWALNAIAERLLEAARRELWEYPAPETLEALRNVLLASETLLEARGERRREAVL
- a CDS encoding ABC transporter ATP-binding protein; protein product: MSSLLEIVNLGLSYGKRAVLRSITFSAQPGEFLGLVGVNGAGKSTLLDIVAGFRRSSSGSVVIAGRDQRAWNLRQMCQRVSHLPQTVHADLPYMAEQLVAMGRYPHTDRWFESDEDHMFIRKAMERTHCWEYRHRNFRSLSGGERQRVLLAACLAQNASILLLDEPSTFLDIEQQLHCFNVLREEAQTGKLCIAATHDLNLALTHCTRLIVLADGVIAHDISASKAHENNDWLPIFSSRLKIGNTPAGAPWIWYQ
- a CDS encoding CbtA family protein; the protein is MVRTLLLRGMFVGLVTGLLVFAFARWVGEPQVDQSIAFEAGMAQAKGEPAEPEMVSRRIQKGLGLLTGAVVYSTALGGIFGLVFAYVRGRISFARPRILAALIAGFGFIAIVLAPSLKYPANPPSVGNPETIGVRTGAYFLLIAISLTAMILTIKMGRRLSKSLGVWNASLLSGILFTALVGVSAYFLPVVDEVPAGFPASLLWKFRIASWETQVVLWSLLGLLFGWLTERKEDVIELRKQNRESPERMRYS